A stretch of the Geovibrio thiophilus genome encodes the following:
- a CDS encoding Crp/Fnr family transcriptional regulator — protein sequence MAGCICNNFISGYHSHSKACIGSTWIFQNLSPDEKSSLASFAVRKEYKKGEVVFSQGDTADQMFLIKAGLVKISKVSENGSEMILDIRKMGDFMGEQIFWDDFEYPGTAVCVEDSFICTFSKNAFEKLVLSNPNIGLNVVKNLSKHIEFLSSRNCYLLIRDLKEKLYNLLLNIGNEHGTNHSDHFEINIHLSHEELGFLLGAHRVSITKTMKALRKTGLVKKEGKTLYVYRS from the coding sequence ATGGCAGGTTGTATTTGCAACAATTTTATTTCCGGTTACCACAGTCACAGTAAAGCATGTATCGGCAGCACATGGATTTTTCAGAATCTCTCTCCTGATGAGAAATCCTCTCTCGCTTCCTTCGCCGTGAGAAAGGAGTACAAAAAGGGCGAAGTCGTTTTTTCTCAGGGGGATACTGCGGATCAGATGTTCCTGATTAAAGCCGGGCTCGTGAAGATCTCCAAGGTCTCTGAAAACGGCAGTGAGATGATACTTGATATAAGAAAAATGGGTGACTTCATGGGTGAGCAGATATTCTGGGACGATTTTGAGTACCCCGGAACGGCGGTCTGTGTGGAAGACTCGTTCATATGCACTTTTTCAAAGAACGCTTTTGAAAAGCTGGTGCTGAGTAACCCTAACATCGGGCTTAATGTTGTTAAAAACCTCAGCAAGCATATCGAATTTCTAAGCTCAAGAAACTGCTATCTGCTGATCAGGGATTTGAAGGAGAAGCTTTACAACCTGCTTCTGAATATAGGAAACGAGCACGGAACAAATCACAGTGATCATTTTGAGATCAATATACATCTCAGCCACGAAGAGCTTGGATTTCTGCTCGGCGCTCACCGTGTAAGCATTACCAAAACAATGAAAGCTTTGAGAAAAACAGGATTGGTTAAAAAAGAAGGTAAAACTCTTTATGTTTACCGAAGTTAA
- a CDS encoding carboxypeptidase-like regulatory domain-containing protein has product MFKLKAFILIVAALFIFSSDVYAAQYPIAGKVVNTAEEPIEKITVKLINAKDNSVAASAMTDKNGNYTFKNIMSGTKYFVQTDKSADGKYIRGGLRMSVEAGINTASLRNIQLSGRPGDKAEYVGNKICMDCHMDMDKSHDMASGHSASAHMRIIMPGQKDVIEPMSGWGADNDPLGKKTGVSASPPDGSDNDPVPVTACTKKGIKGFAFGGNGKNPCVTGVFIPIAATVGGQGDKYIMPGTDEMHTNVGVFKQHYLAKLKDVPATSGPSWEMYPYPGADKDFIMLPLYVAQSGTDSPKFKPFRAVRAGGAAKAVQNDAVQAFRAKGTGNLRNAWVDQGQQYSQACAGCHVLGIKIKTGGEKGVYTSEFDFLEFGVGCENCHGPGSQHTEDPGKSKHIINPAALTATDEREICARCHGLALPASASPANALLYPWNDKYAGSVGHGNFIAGIHKLADFMPGWENGKGFFSWDGVHGRHHKQQSYEFELSVHVNNTTRPLTCTACHSSHSLYQGPENRREMSIDGKEYNYRNTKFNNNTVCLACHAESGSFASLSKNDIALLSAGYGQPTFLNGDAKPLYEVGAAGIGKAQNKTAAAVIKHMKDKAGMVTAAYNPLDESNPVGRCQSCHMPNTGMMGDYTYDDDKTNSSRAMIEGDVVSHVGDVVCPADVYSMFRGVEEKKAAPLTRWSSVMPTSCGKCHKSSRYYLK; this is encoded by the coding sequence ATGTTCAAACTGAAAGCTTTCATTCTGATCGTAGCAGCACTTTTTATTTTTTCATCTGACGTTTACGCGGCACAGTACCCCATAGCGGGCAAAGTGGTCAACACAGCGGAAGAGCCTATTGAAAAAATCACAGTAAAGCTGATTAATGCCAAAGATAACTCCGTTGCTGCCTCAGCAATGACAGACAAAAACGGAAACTACACCTTCAAAAATATTATGTCCGGAACAAAGTACTTTGTACAGACAGACAAATCCGCAGACGGCAAATACATACGCGGCGGGCTGAGAATGTCGGTGGAAGCCGGAATAAACACCGCTTCCCTCAGAAACATTCAGCTTTCCGGCAGACCGGGTGACAAGGCGGAATATGTGGGAAATAAAATCTGCATGGATTGCCATATGGACATGGATAAAAGCCACGATATGGCATCCGGTCACTCAGCATCCGCACATATGCGAATCATAATGCCCGGTCAGAAAGATGTCATTGAACCAATGAGCGGCTGGGGAGCGGATAATGATCCGCTCGGTAAAAAAACAGGCGTTTCGGCATCTCCCCCTGACGGCAGCGACAATGACCCTGTGCCGGTAACCGCATGTACCAAAAAAGGAATCAAAGGCTTCGCGTTCGGCGGAAATGGAAAGAACCCTTGTGTTACAGGTGTTTTTATACCCATAGCCGCCACAGTCGGCGGACAGGGTGATAAATACATTATGCCCGGGACAGACGAGATGCACACGAATGTAGGAGTATTCAAACAGCACTATCTCGCCAAACTCAAGGATGTTCCGGCTACCTCCGGTCCCAGCTGGGAAATGTATCCTTATCCGGGCGCAGATAAGGATTTTATAATGCTTCCGCTTTATGTGGCTCAGTCTGGAACTGATTCACCGAAATTCAAGCCCTTCCGCGCAGTACGTGCCGGCGGTGCGGCCAAAGCAGTCCAGAACGACGCTGTACAAGCCTTCCGTGCCAAAGGAACAGGCAATCTCCGGAACGCATGGGTTGATCAGGGGCAGCAGTATTCACAGGCATGTGCGGGGTGCCATGTTCTCGGCATTAAGATAAAAACCGGCGGGGAAAAAGGGGTCTACACCTCCGAATTTGACTTCCTTGAATTCGGTGTCGGCTGCGAAAACTGTCACGGACCCGGCTCACAGCACACTGAAGATCCCGGAAAAAGCAAACACATAATCAATCCCGCAGCACTCACTGCAACTGATGAAAGAGAGATATGCGCCCGCTGCCACGGACTCGCTCTGCCCGCCAGCGCCAGCCCCGCCAATGCTCTCCTTTATCCGTGGAATGATAAATACGCAGGTTCCGTGGGTCACGGCAACTTCATAGCCGGAATCCATAAGCTCGCTGATTTTATGCCCGGGTGGGAAAACGGAAAAGGTTTCTTCAGCTGGGACGGAGTGCACGGCAGACACCACAAGCAGCAGTCATATGAGTTTGAGCTCTCCGTACATGTAAACAACACAACCAGACCTCTGACATGCACAGCCTGTCACTCCTCGCACAGTCTCTATCAGGGACCTGAAAACAGACGGGAAATGTCAATAGACGGAAAGGAATATAACTATCGCAACACCAAATTTAATAATAATACGGTATGCCTCGCCTGTCATGCGGAATCAGGCAGCTTTGCATCCCTCTCCAAAAATGACATTGCCCTGCTCAGCGCAGGATACGGTCAGCCCACGTTCCTAAACGGTGATGCCAAGCCTCTCTACGAAGTCGGCGCAGCAGGAATAGGCAAGGCGCAGAACAAGACTGCCGCAGCGGTAATCAAACATATGAAGGATAAGGCAGGCATGGTCACTGCCGCCTATAACCCTTTAGATGAGTCCAATCCTGTGGGCAGATGCCAGAGCTGTCACATGCCGAATACGGGTATGATGGGCGACTATACTTATGATGATGATAAGACGAACTCCTCAAGAGCAATGATTGAGGGAGATGTCGTGTCTCATGTGGGTGATGTGGTGTGTCCTGCCGATGTGTATTCCATGTTCAGAGGAGTGGAAGAGAAAAAGGCCGCACCTCTCACGAGATGGAGCAGTGTAATGCCAACCTCATGCGGTAAATGCCATAAAAGCAGCCGTTATTATCTTAAATAA
- a CDS encoding 2-oxoacid:ferredoxin oxidoreductase subunit beta, producing the protein MAYDYSKYLRSGKIPHIWCPGCGYGIIMKSLIRAIDATGLDKDEIVLTSGIGCASRLPGYMDFNTLHTTHGRSLAFATGVKVANPKLKVIALGGDGDMTAIGGNHFIHACRRNIDITCFVFNNYIYGMTGGQYSPTTPKNAKATTAPYGNADNQFDIAQLAIGAGATFVARTTTYHAVPMEKLIKQALDHKGFSVVEIMAGCPTGYGRKNKQGSPANMILWQKENAVPANKAKEMSEEEMAGKFAIGVLHEVHKPEYVEAYDAQVGLK; encoded by the coding sequence ATGGCTTACGATTACAGCAAATACCTCAGATCAGGTAAAATTCCCCATATATGGTGCCCGGGCTGCGGCTACGGCATAATTATGAAGTCTCTCATCAGGGCGATAGACGCTACAGGTCTTGACAAGGACGAAATCGTTCTTACCTCAGGCATAGGCTGCGCAAGCCGTCTTCCCGGCTACATGGACTTCAACACTCTGCACACCACACACGGACGCTCACTGGCTTTCGCCACAGGCGTGAAAGTGGCAAACCCCAAGCTTAAAGTTATCGCTCTCGGCGGTGACGGCGACATGACAGCCATAGGCGGGAACCACTTCATCCATGCGTGCAGAAGGAACATCGACATAACATGCTTCGTATTCAACAACTATATATACGGCATGACAGGCGGTCAGTACTCACCCACCACGCCTAAAAACGCCAAGGCTACAACCGCACCCTACGGCAACGCCGACAACCAGTTTGACATAGCTCAGCTCGCCATAGGCGCAGGTGCTACTTTTGTCGCAAGAACAACAACTTATCACGCTGTTCCCATGGAAAAGCTTATCAAGCAGGCACTCGATCACAAAGGATTCAGTGTTGTGGAAATCATGGCAGGCTGCCCCACAGGCTACGGACGTAAAAACAAACAGGGCTCACCCGCTAACATGATCCTTTGGCAGAAGGAGAACGCTGTTCCCGCAAACAAGGCCAAGGAAATGAGCGAAGAAGAGATGGCGGGCAAATTCGCCATCGGCGTTCTGCATGAAGTCCATAAACCTGAGTACGTAGAAGCCTACGACGCTCAGGTCGGTTTGAAGTAA
- the sucC gene encoding ADP-forming succinate--CoA ligase subunit beta: MYLHEFQAKGLLREYGLPVPDGGVASTASDALRVAKELKGEKWVIKAQVHAGGRGKAGGVKIVQSFSDVYDEATHMLGMKLITHQTGEEGKIVHRILVEKATNIRQEIYLSIMVDRDNEQHILIASAEGGTEIETLAESRPDAIIKEKLSAIKAMGFYQGRKIAKKLGLKGNLLNKFSAVVVKLHQVFMDYDCMLLEINPLVVNSDNEIVCLDAKITVDDNALFRHSKIEEMKDYGEMEPQEVRASIYDLSYVSMEGNIGCMVNGAGLAMATMDIIKSFGGQPANFLDVGGGADENKVREAFRIILTDPNVKVIFVNIFGGIVRCDLIAKGVLKAANEVPSDKHVVLRLDGTNVAEGKKIINEEASASGLNIYAADTMADAAQLAVKLANEPAPDAPARKKGGNK; the protein is encoded by the coding sequence ATGTATTTACACGAATTTCAGGCTAAGGGGCTTCTTCGCGAGTACGGACTTCCCGTACCGGACGGAGGAGTGGCATCCACGGCCAGCGACGCGCTTCGCGTTGCAAAAGAGTTGAAAGGAGAAAAATGGGTCATTAAGGCTCAGGTACACGCAGGCGGAAGGGGAAAAGCCGGCGGTGTCAAGATTGTTCAGTCATTCTCAGATGTCTATGACGAAGCAACCCATATGCTCGGTATGAAGCTTATCACGCATCAGACCGGAGAAGAGGGCAAAATCGTCCACAGGATTCTCGTTGAGAAGGCGACTAACATCAGACAGGAAATCTACCTGAGTATCATGGTCGACAGAGATAACGAGCAGCACATCTTAATAGCAAGCGCAGAGGGCGGCACAGAAATTGAAACCCTCGCCGAAAGCAGACCGGACGCTATTATAAAGGAGAAACTCTCCGCTATAAAAGCCATGGGCTTCTATCAGGGAAGGAAAATTGCCAAAAAACTCGGGCTTAAAGGCAATCTTCTCAATAAGTTTTCCGCGGTTGTGGTTAAGCTGCATCAGGTCTTCATGGACTATGACTGCATGCTGCTTGAAATAAACCCCCTTGTTGTAAACAGTGACAACGAAATCGTCTGCCTTGACGCTAAAATCACTGTTGACGACAACGCACTCTTCCGTCACTCCAAGATAGAAGAGATGAAGGACTACGGTGAAATGGAGCCTCAGGAAGTGAGGGCATCCATATACGACCTGTCCTATGTGAGTATGGAAGGCAATATCGGCTGCATGGTTAACGGCGCCGGTCTTGCAATGGCCACCATGGACATTATCAAGTCCTTCGGCGGTCAGCCCGCTAACTTCCTCGACGTCGGCGGCGGAGCGGACGAAAACAAGGTAAGGGAAGCTTTCAGAATCATCCTTACCGACCCGAACGTGAAGGTTATCTTCGTGAATATTTTCGGTGGTATTGTCCGCTGCGACTTAATAGCCAAAGGCGTCCTTAAGGCAGCAAACGAGGTTCCGAGCGATAAGCACGTGGTACTCAGACTTGACGGCACAAACGTTGCTGAAGGTAAAAAAATCATCAACGAAGAAGCCAGCGCATCAGGACTGAATATCTACGCCGCAGACACGATGGCAGACGCCGCCCAGCTTGCCGTCAAACTCGCGAATGAACCGGCGCCCGATGCTCCTGCTAGGAAGAAAGGGGGTAACAAATGA
- the acnB gene encoding bifunctional aconitate hydratase 2/2-methylisocitrate dehydratase — MMQDYLKHVEERKAQGIPPLPLSPEFTAEVCKMLENPAKEQADFLKELIVNRVSPGVDPAAEVKAAWLERVAKGAVKCPVITKKDAVFFLGTMLGGYNVKPLVDLLTDAELGADAAEALKQTILIYGSFEDVLALSKSNANAKAVIQSWADAEWFTSKPEFPKSFKLKIFKADGETNTDDFSPAKHAWSRPDIPLHALAMGETSWPQGNTTIDKFREEGFEAGFVGDVVGTGSSRKSACNSVMWKIGQDIPFVPNKRRGGVILGGVIAPIFFNTTEDSGGLPIICDVNNIKTGDVVIVDTEKCEVRDEAGKVISTFKLSPATIKDEYRAGGRLNLIIGRQLTVKARKALGLPESTVFTATVNPVPKKGQGFTLAQKIIGKACGVEGVLPGTACEPVMTTVGSQDTTGPMTRDEITELACLEFQASMFMQSFCHTAAYPKKADVAMHKSLPDFVTLRKGVALRPGDGVIHSWLNRLLLPDTLGTGGDSHTRFPIGLSLPAGSGLVAFAGALGFMPLDVPESVLVKFKGKFNPGITLRDAVNAIPYWAIKQGLLTVPKQNKKNIFNGRILEMEGLPDLTVEQAFELTDATAERSAAGGTIKLSEKSVSGFLRSNIALMKKMIAAGYRHADTLKKRIEDAEKWLANPVLLERDENAEYAAVIEIDLAEITEPILACPNDPDDVKLLSEVAGNKIDEIFIGSCMTNIGHFRAAGKIWEGAAYPKTKIWLTPPTLMDQMQLMEEGYYSIYASVGARTEIPGCSLCMGNQGRVQPKAHVLSTSTRNFPNRIGDESQVYLGSAELTAVTALMGELPTPAEYFMLYKSKIEPKQAEVYRYLEFDKMGDFELSYIERVAF, encoded by the coding sequence ATGATGCAAGACTATCTTAAGCATGTTGAAGAAAGAAAGGCTCAGGGGATACCTCCTCTTCCTCTGTCACCCGAATTTACCGCAGAAGTGTGTAAAATGCTGGAAAATCCGGCGAAGGAGCAGGCGGATTTCCTTAAGGAACTTATAGTTAACCGTGTTTCTCCCGGTGTTGACCCCGCTGCGGAAGTCAAGGCAGCTTGGCTTGAAAGAGTCGCCAAAGGCGCTGTGAAATGCCCCGTAATCACAAAAAAAGATGCTGTGTTCTTCCTCGGAACAATGCTCGGCGGCTACAATGTAAAACCCCTTGTGGATCTTCTCACTGACGCCGAACTCGGTGCTGATGCCGCCGAAGCTCTTAAGCAGACCATACTCATTTACGGCTCTTTTGAAGATGTGCTTGCTCTTTCCAAGTCCAACGCCAATGCCAAGGCTGTTATTCAGTCATGGGCGGATGCCGAGTGGTTCACATCCAAGCCCGAATTTCCAAAATCATTCAAGTTGAAAATATTTAAAGCAGACGGCGAAACAAACACGGACGATTTTTCCCCCGCTAAACACGCGTGGAGCCGTCCGGACATTCCGCTGCATGCTCTCGCCATGGGTGAAACCTCATGGCCGCAGGGTAATACCACTATAGACAAATTCCGTGAGGAAGGCTTTGAGGCAGGCTTCGTGGGCGATGTTGTAGGAACGGGCTCATCCAGAAAATCAGCGTGCAACTCCGTTATGTGGAAAATAGGTCAGGATATTCCTTTCGTTCCCAATAAGAGACGCGGCGGTGTTATCCTCGGCGGCGTAATAGCCCCCATCTTCTTCAACACCACCGAAGATTCCGGCGGTTTGCCCATAATCTGTGATGTGAACAATATCAAAACCGGCGATGTTGTAATAGTCGACACAGAAAAATGCGAAGTCAGGGACGAAGCGGGCAAAGTGATCTCCACTTTCAAGCTCAGCCCCGCCACTATAAAAGACGAATACAGAGCGGGCGGACGTCTGAACCTCATCATCGGACGCCAGCTTACTGTTAAGGCGCGCAAGGCACTCGGTCTTCCTGAAAGCACAGTCTTCACCGCAACGGTAAATCCTGTTCCCAAAAAAGGTCAGGGCTTCACGCTTGCGCAGAAAATTATCGGAAAAGCATGCGGAGTGGAAGGCGTTCTTCCCGGAACCGCTTGCGAGCCCGTAATGACAACTGTCGGCTCTCAGGACACCACCGGACCGATGACAAGGGATGAAATCACAGAGCTTGCCTGCCTTGAGTTTCAGGCGTCTATGTTCATGCAGTCCTTCTGCCACACTGCCGCTTACCCCAAGAAAGCCGATGTGGCTATGCACAAATCTCTCCCCGATTTCGTCACCTTAAGAAAAGGCGTGGCGCTTCGCCCCGGTGACGGTGTTATCCACTCATGGCTTAACAGGCTTCTTCTTCCCGATACTCTGGGAACAGGCGGCGACTCTCACACACGCTTCCCTATAGGGCTTTCTCTCCCTGCGGGCTCAGGTCTTGTCGCTTTTGCGGGCGCTCTCGGCTTTATGCCTCTTGATGTTCCCGAATCCGTGCTTGTGAAGTTCAAGGGCAAGTTCAACCCCGGCATAACTCTCAGGGACGCAGTAAACGCTATCCCCTACTGGGCGATCAAGCAGGGGCTGCTTACTGTTCCCAAGCAGAATAAAAAGAACATTTTCAACGGACGCATTCTTGAGATGGAAGGTCTGCCTGATCTTACTGTTGAGCAGGCGTTTGAACTCACTGATGCTACAGCGGAAAGATCAGCCGCCGGCGGTACGATAAAGCTCAGCGAGAAGTCTGTTTCCGGTTTTCTCAGAAGCAACATAGCGCTGATGAAAAAGATGATTGCGGCAGGGTACAGGCATGCGGACACGCTGAAAAAACGCATTGAGGACGCTGAAAAATGGCTTGCCAATCCCGTTCTTCTTGAAAGAGACGAAAACGCCGAATATGCGGCTGTTATAGAAATCGACCTTGCCGAAATCACTGAGCCGATTCTCGCATGCCCCAACGACCCTGACGATGTTAAGCTTCTCAGCGAAGTCGCGGGGAACAAAATAGATGAGATCTTTATCGGTTCCTGCATGACTAACATAGGTCACTTCCGCGCCGCAGGTAAAATCTGGGAAGGCGCCGCCTATCCCAAAACCAAAATATGGCTGACTCCTCCGACCCTTATGGATCAGATGCAGCTTATGGAAGAAGGCTACTACTCAATATACGCAAGTGTGGGCGCAAGAACCGAGATCCCCGGCTGCTCACTCTGCATGGGAAATCAGGGAAGAGTGCAGCCCAAGGCTCACGTTCTTTCTACGTCAACAAGGAACTTCCCCAACCGTATCGGGGACGAGTCTCAGGTTTACCTCGGCTCCGCGGAGCTCACGGCTGTGACCGCCCTGATGGGCGAGCTTCCCACTCCGGCGGAATACTTCATGCTGTATAAAAGCAAGATTGAGCCGAAACAGGCTGAGGTGTACAGGTACCTTGAATTCGATAAAATGGGAGACTTTGAGCTTTCATACATCGAAAGAGTGGCATTCTAA
- the mdh gene encoding malate dehydrogenase, producing MCFTRPKIALIGGGQIGGVLAQLSALKELGDVVLFDIVEDMPQGKTLDIAEASRVDGFDACLRGTNDYKDIAGANIVIVTAGLPRKPGMSRDDLLTTNANIIKSVAENIKKYAPDSYVIVISNPLDAMVTLMQKITGFPAERVIGQAGVLDSSRFASFIAWELGVSVKDVNAMVLGGHGDTMVPLVRYANVNGCPVMELLEKKYNDKAKAKEVMVAMVERTKQAGGEVVKLLKTGSAFYSPASSAIQMAEAILKDEKRVLPVCALLKGEYSIDNLYVGVPVVLGKNGVEKIIELDLDAEEQALMDNSVNAVKDLVEAMTRLGFL from the coding sequence ATGTGCTTTACCAGACCTAAAATTGCCCTCATAGGCGGCGGCCAGATCGGCGGCGTTCTCGCTCAGCTCAGCGCTCTTAAAGAGCTCGGCGATGTTGTTCTCTTCGATATAGTAGAGGATATGCCTCAGGGCAAGACCCTTGATATAGCCGAAGCCTCCAGAGTGGACGGCTTTGACGCCTGCCTCAGGGGAACAAACGACTATAAAGACATAGCAGGCGCAAACATAGTTATCGTTACAGCCGGTCTTCCCAGAAAACCCGGGATGAGCAGAGACGACCTGCTTACTACAAACGCGAACATTATCAAAAGCGTTGCCGAAAACATCAAGAAATACGCTCCCGATTCATACGTAATCGTTATCTCCAACCCTCTGGACGCTATGGTTACTCTTATGCAGAAGATAACGGGCTTTCCCGCTGAAAGAGTAATCGGTCAGGCGGGCGTTCTTGACTCTTCAAGATTCGCTTCCTTCATAGCATGGGAGCTCGGCGTATCCGTTAAAGACGTAAACGCTATGGTTCTCGGCGGTCACGGCGACACAATGGTTCCCCTCGTTCGCTACGCAAACGTAAACGGCTGCCCTGTTATGGAACTCCTTGAGAAAAAGTACAACGACAAGGCAAAAGCCAAAGAAGTTATGGTTGCTATGGTTGAAAGAACCAAGCAGGCAGGCGGCGAAGTCGTGAAGCTTCTTAAAACAGGTTCAGCGTTCTATTCTCCCGCTTCCTCCGCAATCCAGATGGCAGAAGCCATTCTGAAGGATGAAAAAAGAGTTCTGCCCGTATGCGCGCTTCTTAAAGGCGAATACAGCATAGACAACCTTTACGTCGGTGTGCCTGTTGTCCTCGGCAAGAACGGCGTTGAAAAAATAATAGAACTCGATCTTGACGCTGAAGAGCAGGCTCTGATGGATAATTCTGTCAATGCAGTAAAAGATCTTGTTGAAGCGATGACACGCCTCGGTTTCCTTTAG
- a CDS encoding 4Fe-4S binding protein, translating to MGKAESINIIVEYCKGCEICVELCPTKVLDMKDFKAHVADLDKCIACMQCELRCPDFAIEVYKKG from the coding sequence ATGGGTAAGGCAGAAAGCATTAACATTATTGTAGAGTACTGCAAAGGTTGCGAAATCTGCGTGGAACTCTGTCCTACCAAAGTCCTTGATATGAAGGACTTTAAAGCGCATGTCGCCGACCTTGACAAGTGCATAGCTTGCATGCAGTGCGAGCTTAGGTGTCCCGACTTTGCAATCGAAGTTTATAAAAAAGGCTAA
- the sucD gene encoding succinate--CoA ligase subunit alpha: protein MSILINNRTKVIVQGLTGSQGKFHSAKMKEYGTNIVAGVVPGKGGESVDGTPVFDTVEEAVRATGANASIIYVPPAYAADSIMEAVDANLDVCVCITEGIPVKDMLAVKRMIKTTGSRTMLIGPNCPGVITPGECKMGIMPGEIHTPGTVGIISKSGTLTYEAVKQVSAYGLGQSTCVGIGGDPVIGLKYIDLLEMFEYDAQTELVVLIGEIGGQAEVKAGEWIKNNFSKPVVSFIAGQTAPKGKRMGHAGAIISGGDDTAASKMKRLAECGVHVVELPSDIGKKVAEVLGKI, encoded by the coding sequence ATGAGCATACTTATAAATAACAGAACCAAGGTGATTGTACAGGGACTTACAGGCAGTCAGGGGAAATTCCACTCAGCCAAAATGAAAGAATACGGAACCAATATCGTAGCCGGTGTTGTTCCGGGGAAAGGCGGAGAAAGCGTTGACGGCACTCCTGTGTTTGATACTGTTGAAGAAGCGGTGAGAGCAACCGGAGCCAATGCGTCGATTATTTATGTTCCGCCTGCTTACGCTGCCGACTCTATTATGGAAGCAGTGGACGCTAACCTCGATGTATGCGTGTGCATTACCGAAGGCATACCCGTAAAGGACATGCTGGCGGTTAAAAGAATGATAAAAACCACAGGTTCAAGAACCATGCTCATCGGTCCCAACTGCCCCGGCGTTATCACGCCCGGCGAATGCAAAATGGGGATCATGCCCGGTGAAATACACACTCCCGGAACAGTGGGAATTATTTCAAAATCGGGCACATTGACTTACGAAGCCGTTAAGCAGGTCAGCGCTTACGGACTCGGTCAGTCAACTTGTGTGGGAATAGGCGGAGATCCTGTAATAGGTCTTAAATATATCGACCTGCTTGAAATGTTTGAGTATGACGCTCAGACGGAACTTGTTGTCCTCATCGGCGAAATCGGCGGTCAGGCAGAGGTTAAGGCAGGGGAATGGATTAAAAACAACTTTTCAAAGCCCGTAGTCAGCTTCATAGCCGGACAGACCGCGCCCAAGGGTAAAAGAATGGGACACGCGGGAGCAATAATCTCCGGCGGAGACGATACGGCGGCATCCAAAATGAAAAGGCTTGCCGAATGCGGTGTTCATGTTGTGGAGTTACCTTCGGACATCGGTAAAAAAGTTGCCGAGGTTCTCGGAAAAATTTAG
- a CDS encoding 2-oxoacid:acceptor oxidoreductase subunit alpha — translation MAREIRFLQGNEAVCEGALYAGCRFYAGYPITPSTEIAEGLAASLPKVGGRFIQMEDELAAMAATIGGSIAGKKSLTATSGPGMSLKMENLGYAYLTEIPCVIVNVMRGGPSTGLPTGPGQSDVMQAKWGTHGDHPAIVLTPSTVQEQLNETVRAFNLAEKYRMPVIILTDEIIGHMREAIEIPEPGELEVIDRKRPTCDPKDYKPYKPDADLVPPMADFGSGYRYHITGLNHAEDGFPSNNGKMAQADEIRQENKVMHHYDDIVKVEEFECADADIIVFAYGSSARSAKEAVIKARAEGIKAGLFRPLTLWPFPEKHLEKYVGKAKSFIVPELNLGMMKLEVDRVVKGQAKVVGINKIDSDPITPVEIIDEIRRAK, via the coding sequence GTGGCTAGAGAAATAAGATTCCTTCAGGGAAACGAAGCAGTATGTGAAGGAGCCCTTTACGCGGGCTGCAGGTTTTATGCAGGTTACCCTATAACGCCTTCCACCGAAATTGCGGAAGGTCTTGCGGCTTCACTGCCCAAGGTAGGCGGACGCTTCATCCAGATGGAAGACGAACTTGCTGCTATGGCAGCGACAATAGGCGGCTCAATCGCAGGTAAAAAATCACTGACGGCAACTTCAGGTCCGGGTATGTCCCTTAAAATGGAAAACCTCGGCTATGCTTATCTCACGGAGATACCCTGTGTTATCGTTAACGTTATGAGGGGCGGTCCCTCGACAGGTCTTCCCACGGGTCCCGGTCAGTCTGATGTTATGCAGGCTAAATGGGGAACTCACGGTGACCACCCGGCAATAGTTCTCACTCCTTCCACAGTGCAGGAGCAGCTGAACGAAACTGTACGCGCATTCAACCTCGCGGAAAAATACAGAATGCCAGTAATCATTCTCACTGATGAAATTATCGGTCACATGAGGGAAGCTATAGAAATTCCCGAACCCGGCGAGCTTGAGGTCATTGACCGCAAGAGACCCACATGCGATCCGAAAGACTATAAACCCTACAAACCCGATGCAGACCTTGTACCCCCCATGGCTGATTTCGGTTCAGGCTACAGATACCACATCACCGGTCTTAACCACGCTGAGGACGGTTTCCCCTCCAACAACGGTAAAATGGCGCAGGCCGATGAGATCCGTCAGGAAAACAAAGTAATGCACCACTATGACGACATAGTGAAAGTTGAAGAGTTTGAGTGTGCGGATGCGGATATAATAGTCTTCGCATACGGCAGCTCAGCCCGCTCCGCTAAAGAAGCCGTTATCAAGGCAAGAGCCGAAGGCATAAAAGCCGGTCTTTTCAGACCCCTTACCCTGTGGCCTTTCCCTGAGAAGCATCTTGAAAAATATGTCGGCAAAGCTAAGAGCTTTATCGTTCCCGAACTTAACCTCGGTATGATGAAGCTTGAGGTCGACAGAGTCGTGAAAGGACAGGCGAAGGTTGTGGGAATCAATAAAATTGACTCAGACCCGATCACGCCCGTTGAGATCATCGATGAAATCAGGAGGGCTAAGTAA